In the genome of Taeniopygia guttata chromosome 26, bTaeGut7.mat, whole genome shotgun sequence, one region contains:
- the SLC16A1 gene encoding monocarboxylate transporter 1 — protein MPPAIGGPVGYTPPEGGWGWAVVVGAFISIGFSYAFPKSITVFFKEIEVIFNASSSKVSWISSIMLAVMYAGGPISSILVNKYGSRPIMIAGGCLSGCGLIAASFCNTVEELYFCVGVIGGLGLAFNLNPALTMIGKYFFKKRPLANGLAMAGSPVFLSTLAPVNQLFFGIFGWRGSFLILGGLLLNCCVAGSLMRPIGPKPDQQKKEANKEVQQEAGKAGKKDDGDTSTDLIDGKAKKEKSSFFQTINKFLDLSLFTHRGFLLYLSGNVIMFFGLFAPLVFLSNYAKSKKIASDSAAFLLSILAIVDMVARPSMGLVANTKWVRPRIQYFFAISIIYNGVCHLLVPMSTSYAGFCIYAGFFGFAFGWLSSILFETLMDLVGAQRFSSAVGLVTIVECCPVLLGPPMLGKLHDIYGDYKYTYWACGVVLIISGIYLFIGMGINYRLVAKEEKARKDEETNIDEAEKQKGAKNDVAPSSQKNVEDGVKEEESRM, from the exons ATGCCACCGGCCATCGGAGGCCCCGTAGGATACACTCCGCCTGAAGGAGGATGGGGATGGGCAGTGGTCGTCGGAGCCTTCATTTCCATCGGTTTTTCCTATGCCTTCCCCAAATCTATCACAGTGTTCTTCAAAGAGATTGAGGTCATCTTCAATGCCTCCAGCAGCAAAGTCTCCTGGATCTCCTCCATCATGCTGGCTGTTATGTATGCAGGAG GTCCCATCAGCAGCATCCTGGTGAACAAGTATGGCAGCCGGCCCATCATGATCGCAGGCGGCTGCCTCTCCGGCTGCGGGCTGATTGCAGCCTCCTTCTGCAACACGGTGGAGGAGCTCTACTTCTGTGTTGGGGTCATAGGGG GCCTTGGACTTGCCTTCAACTTGAACCCTGCCTTAACCATGATTGGCAAGTACTTCTTTAAGAAGCGTCCACTGGCTAATGGGCTGGCAATGGCAGGCAGTCCTGTGTTCCTCTCTACCCTGGCACCTGTCAACCAGCTCTTCTTTGGCATATTTGGCTGGCGTGGCAGCTTCCTCATCCTGGGTGGCCTCCTGCTGAACTGCTGCGTGGCTGGATCCCTGATGCGGCCCATAGGTCCCAAGCCGGATCAGCAGAAGAAAGAGGCCAATAAGGAAGtgcagcaggaggctgggaaAGCGGGGAAAAAGGATGATGGTGACACCAGCACGGATCTCATTGATGGAAAGGCCAAGAAGGAGAAGAGCTCATTCTTCCAGACAATCAACAAATTCTTGGACCTGTCTCTATTCACACACAGGGGCTTCCTGCTCTATCTGTCAGGCAATGTAATCATGTTCTTCGGGTTGTTCGCTCCCTTGGTCTTCCTCAGCAATTACGCAAAGAGCAAGAAGATTGCTAGTGACTCTGCAGCCTTCCTGCTCTCCATACTGGCCATTGTGGACATGGTGGCCAGACCTTCCATGGGACTGGTGGCAAACACCAAGTGGGTCAGACCCCGCATCCAGTATTTCTTTGCCATCTCTATTATTTACAATGGGGTTTGCCACCTCTTGGTCCCCATGTCCACCAGCTATGCTGGCTTCTGCATTTATGCTGGCTtctttggctttgcttttggctggctGAGCTCGATCCTGTTTGAGACCCTGATGGACCTGGTGGGAGCTCAGCGGTTCTCCAGTGCTGTTGGCCTGGTGACCATCGTGGAGTGCTGCCCTGTTCTTCTGGGACCCCCTATGCTAG GGAAACTCCATGACATTTATGGTGACTACAAGTACACCTACTGGGCCTGTGGGGTTGTCCTGATCATCTCTGGGATCTACCTCTTCATCGGGATGGGCATTAACTATCGCCTGGTGGCCAAGGAGGAGAAGGCGAGGAAGGATGAAGAGACCAACATTGATGAGGCTGAGAAGCAGAAAGGGGCAAAAAATGATGTGGCCCCCTCATCTCAGAAGAATGTGGAGGATGGTGTCAAAGAGGAGGAGAGCCGCATGTGA